In the Insulibacter thermoxylanivorax genome, one interval contains:
- a CDS encoding metal ABC transporter permease has protein sequence MDIFTYPFFQKALLGGILIGLMAPLIGAFLVFRRLSMIGDTLSHVSIAGVALGFLVGMSPQSLGIVFAVIAALAIEKLRTTYRAYAELSIAILMSGGVALASLFISMGKGTMNVTGYLFGSIYTLDAADLWIAAGVTLAVLLFVLVNYKELFLITFDEDAARVSGLPAAAYNLLITILTALTISAAIKIVGALLVSALITVPVAASMIAAKDFRRSLILSVIYSEAAVIIGVTAAGIGNFAPSGTIVLLLIFMLIATIASRKGVKR, from the coding sequence CTGGACATCTTCACCTATCCCTTCTTCCAGAAGGCGCTGCTCGGCGGGATCTTGATCGGACTGATGGCGCCGCTCATCGGAGCCTTCCTTGTCTTCCGCAGATTGTCGATGATCGGGGATACCTTATCCCACGTCTCCATCGCCGGCGTCGCCCTCGGTTTCCTCGTCGGCATGTCCCCTCAGTCGCTTGGCATCGTCTTCGCCGTGATCGCCGCACTGGCCATCGAGAAATTGCGCACGACCTACCGGGCGTATGCGGAGTTGTCCATCGCCATCCTGATGTCCGGCGGCGTGGCCCTTGCCTCGCTGTTTATCTCGATGGGCAAGGGGACGATGAATGTCACGGGATATCTCTTCGGCAGCATCTACACCCTGGATGCGGCGGATCTATGGATTGCTGCCGGCGTCACGCTGGCCGTCCTGCTTTTCGTACTTGTAAACTATAAAGAACTATTTTTGATCACCTTCGACGAGGATGCCGCCCGAGTCAGCGGTCTTCCTGCCGCCGCCTACAATCTGCTGATCACGATCCTGACGGCGCTGACGATCAGCGCGGCGATCAAGATCGTCGGCGCCCTGCTTGTATCCGCGCTGATCACCGTGCCCGTGGCAGCCAGCATGATCGCGGCCAAGGATTTCCGCCGCTCCCTGATCCTGTCCGTGATCTATTCTGAAGCAGCGGTGATCATCGGCGTTACGGCTGCCGGCATCGGCAACTTCGCGCCCAGCGGTACGATCGTCCTGCTCCTGATCTTCATGCTCATCGCGACGATCGCCTCGCGGAAAGGAGTGAAACGCTGA
- a CDS encoding metal ABC transporter ATP-binding protein — protein MQVCHEPVIELDHVTFAYDGEPVLQDLNITIQQRDFAGLIGTNGAGKTTMLRLIVGLLKPSAGEVRLFGQPLRSFDQWDRIGYVPQKHALNPQFPASVREIVLSGLYTRKRWLKRLKPDDHSKAEEAMQALGIEQLADKRVGELSGGQQQRVFLARAIINQPELLILDEPFTGVDEATQQSFFQILRHMHQHHNMTFLMVSHDLQMMREYLGDEPLRINPRLSLYVRHSHGQDCRGTDIMHSLKSLRADREEEQTASHERGDQRRFHDSGEVQAVIHAGEGEGEM, from the coding sequence ATGCAAGTTTGCCATGAGCCGGTGATCGAACTGGACCATGTCACCTTCGCCTATGACGGCGAACCGGTATTACAAGATCTGAACATCACGATTCAACAGCGGGATTTCGCCGGCCTGATCGGTACGAACGGCGCGGGGAAGACGACCATGCTGCGCCTCATCGTCGGGCTCTTGAAGCCGAGCGCAGGAGAAGTGAGGCTGTTCGGCCAGCCGCTCCGTTCCTTCGATCAATGGGACCGCATCGGCTATGTTCCGCAGAAACATGCGCTGAATCCGCAGTTTCCGGCCTCCGTGCGCGAGATCGTGCTGTCGGGACTCTACACGCGCAAGCGATGGCTGAAACGGCTGAAGCCGGACGATCACAGCAAAGCAGAGGAAGCGATGCAAGCCCTGGGCATCGAACAACTCGCTGACAAGCGCGTCGGCGAATTGTCCGGCGGTCAGCAGCAGCGGGTCTTCCTGGCGCGTGCAATCATCAATCAGCCGGAACTTCTCATCCTCGATGAGCCGTTCACCGGTGTGGATGAAGCGACGCAGCAGAGCTTCTTTCAGATCCTGCGGCATATGCATCAGCATCATAATATGACTTTCCTCATGGTTTCCCATGATTTGCAGATGATGCGCGAATACCTCGGCGATGAGCCGCTTCGGATCAATCCGCGGCTGAGCCTGTATGTCCGGCATTCCCACGGTCAGGATTGCCGCGGAACGGATATTATGCATTCGCTTAAGAGCCTTCGTGCGGACCGTGAAGAGGAGCAAACTGCGTCCCATGAACGCGGGGATCAAAGAAGGTTCCATGACAGCGGAGAGGTACAAGCGGTCATCCATGCCGGAGAAGGGGAGGGAGAGATGTGA
- the metG gene encoding methionine--tRNA ligase, which produces MSQEAKTFYITTPIYYPSDNLHIGHAYTTVAGDAMARYKRLRGYDVFYLTGTDEHGQKIERKAAEKGTSPQQFVDDIVAGIKELWDKLEISHDDFIRTTEERHKKAVEKIFQRLLDQGDIYLGTYEGWYCTPCESFFLERQLVNGNCPDCGRPVEKVKEECYFFRMSKYVDRLLQYYEENPDFIQPESRKNEMINNFIKPGLEDLAVSRTTFDWGIKVPNDPKHVIYVWIDALTNYITALGYASDDDSKFRRYWPADVHLVGKEIVRFHTIYWPIMLMALDLPLPKKVFGHGWWLTLEGKMSKSKGNVINPVHLIDRYGLDAFRYFLLREVPFGSDGTFTPEGFIERINFDLANDFGNLLNRTVAMIDRYFDGVIPEYAGSVTPHDEELKKAAAEAVAQVEQAMDEMAFSVALSSLWKFISLSNKYIDQTQPWNLAKDEAKRSELASVMTHLAEALRMISIMLQPFMTRAPKQVWEQLGIAEGELTAWDSLRTFGLAGGQKVAKGSPIFPRLDVEQEREFILKSMTNLAQPPAEASAADGGGKKAGAASSEASGNKTGDAEEEHKDEITIDDFAKIELRVAQVIAAEPVKKADRLLKLQLDLGYEQRQVVSGIAQHYKPEELIGRKVICVTNLKPVKLRGELSQGMILAASKDGQLTLATVPDSMPNGAVVK; this is translated from the coding sequence ATGAGTCAAGAGGCCAAAACATTCTATATTACAACGCCGATCTATTATCCCAGCGATAATCTGCATATCGGACATGCTTATACGACGGTGGCCGGAGATGCCATGGCGCGCTATAAACGGCTGCGCGGCTATGATGTGTTCTACTTGACGGGCACCGATGAGCACGGGCAGAAGATCGAGCGCAAAGCAGCGGAGAAAGGCACATCCCCGCAGCAGTTCGTCGATGACATCGTTGCCGGGATCAAGGAGCTGTGGGACAAGCTGGAGATCTCCCATGATGATTTTATCCGCACGACGGAAGAGCGGCATAAGAAGGCGGTGGAGAAGATCTTCCAACGCCTGCTCGATCAAGGGGATATCTACTTGGGTACATATGAAGGATGGTATTGTACGCCGTGTGAATCCTTCTTCCTGGAGCGCCAGCTCGTCAACGGCAACTGTCCGGATTGCGGACGCCCCGTCGAGAAGGTGAAGGAAGAGTGTTATTTCTTCCGCATGAGCAAATATGTGGACCGCCTGCTGCAATATTATGAGGAGAATCCGGACTTCATTCAGCCGGAGTCCCGCAAGAACGAGATGATCAACAACTTCATCAAACCGGGATTGGAAGATCTCGCAGTCTCGCGCACAACCTTCGATTGGGGGATCAAGGTGCCGAACGATCCCAAGCACGTCATCTATGTGTGGATCGATGCGCTGACCAACTATATCACCGCCCTCGGCTATGCTTCCGATGATGACAGCAAATTCCGCCGTTACTGGCCGGCAGATGTCCACCTTGTGGGCAAGGAGATCGTCCGCTTCCATACGATCTATTGGCCGATCATGCTGATGGCCCTTGATCTGCCGCTGCCGAAGAAGGTCTTCGGACACGGCTGGTGGCTTACGCTGGAAGGCAAGATGTCGAAGTCCAAGGGCAATGTGATCAACCCTGTCCATCTCATCGACCGCTACGGTTTGGATGCCTTTCGTTACTTCTTGCTTCGTGAAGTTCCTTTCGGTTCAGACGGCACCTTCACGCCGGAAGGCTTCATCGAGCGGATTAACTTCGATCTTGCCAACGACTTCGGCAACCTGCTGAACCGTACCGTAGCGATGATCGACCGATACTTTGACGGCGTCATTCCGGAATATGCCGGATCGGTTACGCCGCACGATGAAGAACTGAAAAAAGCGGCAGCAGAAGCCGTCGCTCAAGTGGAACAAGCGATGGATGAGATGGCCTTCTCCGTTGCTCTGTCTTCCCTGTGGAAATTCATCAGCCTGTCGAACAAATACATCGACCAGACGCAGCCATGGAATCTGGCCAAGGACGAAGCGAAGCGCAGCGAACTGGCCTCCGTTATGACGCACCTCGCTGAAGCCCTGCGCATGATCTCGATCATGCTGCAGCCGTTCATGACGAGAGCGCCGAAGCAGGTGTGGGAGCAGCTCGGCATTGCGGAAGGCGAGTTAACCGCCTGGGATTCCCTGCGCACCTTCGGCCTGGCAGGCGGTCAGAAAGTCGCCAAGGGAAGCCCGATCTTCCCGCGCCTTGACGTGGAGCAGGAGAGGGAGTTCATCCTGAAATCGATGACGAACCTCGCTCAGCCGCCCGCCGAAGCATCCGCTGCAGACGGAGGTGGCAAGAAGGCTGGTGCAGCATCTTCTGAGGCCAGCGGCAATAAGACCGGCGATGCAGAAGAAGAACATAAGGATGAGATCACGATCGATGACTTCGCGAAGATCGAATTGCGCGTCGCGCAGGTGATCGCTGCAGAGCCGGTGAAGAAGGCGGATCGCCTGCTCAAACTGCAGCTCGATCTCGGCTATGAGCAGCGTCAGGTCGTCTCGGGAATCGCCCAGCACTACAAGCCGGAGGAGCTGATCGGCCGCAAGGTGATCTGTGTGACGAACCTCAAACCCGTCAAACTGCGCGGCGAGTTGTCTCAGGGCATGATCCTCGCGGCATCGAAGGACGGGCAGCTGACCCTGGCCACCGTGCCGGATTCGATGCCGAACGGCGCTGTGGTGAAGTAA
- the namA gene encoding NADPH dehydrogenase NamA yields the protein MQLFSPITIKNMTLKNRIVMSPMCMYSCLDESGKVNSWHKTHYASRAVGQVGLIIIEATAVTPQGRISVHDLGIWSDEHVEGLRELVQLVHEQDAKIGIQLAHAGRKSADHGEIIAPSALRFNDSYKMPRAMTAEQIRETIEAFRQGARRAAEAGFDVIEIHAAHGYLINQFLSPLTNHREDEYGGSLEGRFRFLREVIEAVQEVWQGPLFVRVSANEYADGGLTIEDHVTIARMLQELGVDLIDVSSGGLVPAPIDAYPGYQVPLAERIKQETGMLTGAVGLITAPEQAEEILSNGRADLVFLGRELLRDPYWPRRAAAQLGIKIAPPVPYERGW from the coding sequence ATGCAACTGTTCTCACCTATTACGATTAAGAACATGACCTTGAAGAATCGCATCGTCATGTCACCGATGTGCATGTATTCCTGTCTCGATGAGAGCGGGAAAGTAAACAGCTGGCATAAGACCCACTATGCATCCCGCGCCGTCGGCCAAGTCGGCTTGATCATCATCGAAGCAACGGCGGTAACACCCCAAGGACGCATCTCCGTCCATGATCTTGGCATCTGGTCGGATGAGCATGTGGAGGGGCTGCGGGAGCTTGTGCAGCTCGTCCATGAACAGGATGCTAAGATCGGTATTCAACTTGCCCACGCCGGCCGCAAATCGGCGGATCACGGCGAGATCATCGCTCCGTCGGCTCTGCGCTTCAACGATTCCTATAAGATGCCCCGCGCGATGACCGCTGAGCAAATCCGCGAGACCATCGAAGCCTTTCGCCAAGGGGCAAGACGCGCTGCGGAAGCCGGCTTCGATGTCATCGAGATCCATGCGGCACATGGTTATCTCATCAACCAATTCCTCTCCCCGCTTACGAATCATCGGGAGGATGAGTACGGCGGCAGTCTCGAAGGACGGTTCCGTTTCCTTCGCGAAGTGATCGAAGCCGTGCAGGAAGTATGGCAGGGGCCGCTCTTCGTCCGCGTATCCGCCAATGAATACGCTGACGGCGGGCTGACCATCGAAGACCATGTCACCATCGCCCGCATGCTGCAAGAACTCGGCGTGGACCTGATCGACGTAAGCTCCGGCGGCCTCGTGCCGGCACCGATCGATGCTTATCCTGGGTATCAGGTTCCTTTGGCAGAACGCATCAAGCAGGAGACAGGCATGCTGACGGGCGCCGTCGGCCTGATCACCGCCCCTGAACAAGCGGAAGAGATCCTCTCCAATGGGCGTGCCGACCTCGTCTTCCTGGGACGCGAATTGCTGCGCGATCCATACTGGCCGCGCAGAGCAGCTGCGCAGCTGGGCATCAAAATAGCCCCGCCCGTACCTTACGAGCGAGGCTGGTAA
- a CDS encoding metal ABC transporter substrate-binding protein yields MNRRIAAVLLGLMLIAQLIITGCSAQSNAISEDKINVYTSFYPLYDFASRIGGEHVQVTSLVPAGVDPHDWSPKSQDIIQLSKAQLFIHNGAGFDDWWVEDLLTSLGESKPKVVTASEGIELIPADGEGAGHDHGSEEDEHLHGNELNEHDHGDYDPHVWLSPLNAMRMAENILGGLIAVDPEHEADYRANFEQFSEELKALHEEYMAVVEQAGRLEFVTSHQAFAYLARDYGLTQLSIMGLSTEAEPTSQDMMKIMAFIREHGVRYILYEELSSPKIAKTLAEDLGIEMLPLNPIEGLTPEQEAAGENYVSLMRHNLRSLELALQE; encoded by the coding sequence ATGAACAGGCGGATCGCGGCGGTGCTCTTAGGTTTGATGCTTATCGCACAGCTTATCATCACTGGCTGCAGCGCGCAGTCCAATGCAATATCTGAAGATAAGATTAATGTCTATACCAGTTTCTATCCTTTATATGACTTCGCTTCTCGGATCGGCGGCGAACATGTTCAGGTGACGAGTCTCGTCCCGGCGGGGGTGGATCCCCATGACTGGTCGCCCAAAAGCCAGGACATCATCCAATTGTCCAAGGCCCAGTTGTTCATCCATAACGGGGCTGGTTTCGATGACTGGTGGGTGGAGGACCTCCTGACCAGCCTGGGTGAAAGCAAGCCAAAAGTGGTAACAGCAAGCGAGGGAATTGAACTCATACCTGCGGACGGCGAAGGGGCTGGACATGATCACGGCAGCGAGGAAGATGAACATCTTCACGGCAACGAGTTAAATGAGCATGATCACGGAGACTATGACCCCCATGTCTGGCTGAGCCCGCTGAACGCGATGCGCATGGCGGAGAACATCCTAGGCGGGTTGATCGCCGTTGATCCGGAGCATGAAGCCGACTACCGTGCTAATTTTGAACAGTTCAGCGAAGAGCTTAAGGCCCTGCATGAAGAATACATGGCTGTTGTTGAGCAGGCCGGGCGGCTGGAGTTTGTCACCTCCCATCAGGCCTTCGCCTACCTGGCCCGGGATTACGGTCTTACTCAGCTGTCCATCATGGGCTTATCTACGGAAGCAGAGCCGACTTCACAGGATATGATGAAGATCATGGCGTTCATTCGCGAACATGGGGTGCGTTATATCTTGTACGAAGAGCTGTCGTCGCCGAAGATTGCCAAGACGCTGGCGGAGGATCTGGGGATCGAGATGCTGCCGCTCAATCCGATCGAAGGACTCACTCCTGAACAGGAAGCGGCCGGCGAGAATTATGTGTCACTGATGCGTCACAATTTGCGGAGTCTAGAGCTTGCTCTGCAAGAGTAG
- the yidD gene encoding membrane protein insertion efficiency factor YidD yields MSVVRKIVQAPIFLYRRFISPLKPPTCRFYPSCSLYALEAIEEHGVVRGGWLAVRRIARCHPFHPGGYDPVPPSPRKGSKELSGEEQDGRAGEDRCEHP; encoded by the coding sequence ATGTCCGTCGTGCGCAAGATCGTGCAAGCGCCCATTTTCCTCTACCGCAGATTCATCTCACCGCTTAAACCGCCGACCTGCCGATTCTATCCATCGTGTTCACTGTATGCCTTGGAGGCCATCGAGGAGCACGGCGTAGTGCGGGGCGGCTGGCTGGCGGTAAGGCGCATCGCTCGCTGCCATCCCTTCCATCCGGGCGGATACGATCCGGTGCCGCCGAGCCCGCGCAAGGGATCTAAGGAACTGAGCGGCGAAGAACAGGACGGCCGCGCTGGAGAGGATCGCTGTGAACATCCATGA